The Vanessa cardui chromosome 2, ilVanCard2.1, whole genome shotgun sequence genome contains the following window.
TTGTCATggcaacataattattttaaatgagttgtgttcttttaatttgtacagttcatttttgatattatttactatttgttTAAAGcagtgtaagttttttttttttttatttgagcaCACTTGAGTAACCATGTAGATTTCATATGTTTTGAAAAACGTTTTATCATTTAGATTAACGCAGAATTGATTTAATCGTATATTTACGGATagagtttaaaaataatgacatgATTTGATATTGTAAACTccttttatattagttttaaataaacacagtaaattttatatcaatttaaaaatttaaatattttgtaaacggAGCGATTGAGATGTTCTCGcgtagtattttatataaatgttataacagtttaaagtttaaaataaatttcgtaactatgatatcttaaaaattattcaaaaaattatatatatatcacagattataaattttttaaaagaattaaataccTTACACACTGTACGTCCTACATCTTAAGATTTAGATTCAAGGTAGTGCAATTTTTATACGCGTGTTGATTTTTTCTATATTCTATTGAATGAATAGTTAACTGAAGTACAGAAGTATATTTATTGTGCCGTTTCAACACAAATAACGGTGTTAGTATTACTCTATCtttgtgtatattataaatagaatgcTATGATTTTCATTAGAACGGGAAGTAAAACTGTCGATAGCATTTTATATAATCAGAGACTACGTTTGTTATTGGACACtaacatttaatattcttttagtatttttacaatataagtactaaatatattgtgtattttataacCTTTATATATACGTTAACATTACTACCACAGTTTAACTggataattatgttaattagaGTTAAATTATCGTTGCAAACAGCAAAGCTTTAAccataaatttgatttaagcTACGGAatatgaagaaaataatttttaaatgtaacaagaaaataaactagtttttatttaagGAAAAGAATCTTACCAACGCATTGTAATCCAATGCAAAAATATGTaaactacaaataataattcaaataaaaatataaaagactaATTGagtccatttatttatttcaaaatgttcCACCCTTCTTTTTTACAGGATATATAGGAGGTATCCTAATGACATGTAAGTATAGCCTATTATAACCATAAGAGGACAAAAGccaaaaaaacaacatttgacgTAGCTTGAATattctatgatattcattattttgcGACAAAAAATCGTTTTGAACACGTCCTCTGAATATACACGTCCACAATGTATAAGTCGTATATCGTTGtactattaataaagatatattagtcAAGAACTGTTAGTATTGCAAAATATGATAAAGATATTAGTAAATCGACGAACGAACACGAACATATTGTTATAAGTTTTGTTTATCTCTATTCCTTCTTCAATTGGAAAGTTAAAGCTTCTCTATAATAGAAGGCTATTTTGTAAAGAGTTATTTAATGTACAACTTTCTTGAGAATTAGTTAATAACTGCAATTATCAAAAATCTCGATATCTTAGCTGTTTGGATTTGCTATGAAATCGTGATAATCAAACGTGtggttaaaaatatttctaaaaccaATAaagataatgttatattaatattggagAAAATATAATATCCGACATTTTCTTGTTGCTTGAAGCATGCCACCGATATCTTGAACTAACTGTTTTGAATATTGGATTAATTTTTGAATCAAAGAAATCTTAagtcttaattattaaaattaaaacaacttatttatatgacaatttttaatattgtcaaaaatattaaaagctaTTTGCTTTATCAAACAACCcagaagattattttaaaagtaaagtaaaaatgtaCCTACAGGAAAGTACCTACAGGAATTTTTATCACTTTAAGGGAAAATCAATGATAGCATAATAAGACAgttgtgttaattaaaaatacgaagaaaaaaaaatgcaaatttaattattactgaaaatacacaatatgtacctatattctATAGATAaaacacttaatttatttattgtacctGACATTAAATTCAACAGATAattgtaaaacataaaatatttttttattattgttaattttcagAATTCCACTACACTTTTGAAGACGACGTTAACAGTATACCAATCATAACTCTTGAAGTTTTATCAGATTCTTCAACAGCCGAATATAAAGAGGAGAATATTATAGAAATTCAACAAAATACATTAGAAGCAATACAAGAATCGGGTGTACATTTTCTGACGGATAATATAAATGCAGACGAAACAGAGAATAAAGACCAGGAGAATTCGAAAGACATTCCTAAAGTAAGAAATGATTTGTTAGAATATATGACTAGAAATGATGGTAGTGTTGTTTGCAAGCTTTGTGGGGAAGTTTTACAGAGTCGAACGCATTGGTACAGGCACAAATACAAGCTACATGTCATACAACCGTTGAACCCTGCGCCCCTCTTTCAATGCGAACAATGTCTGGTGTTCTTCAAAAGCAGAAAAGGTAAGTTAGATTTGTTGGAAAGGCCgctggtaaaataattttaaatgaatatacaataatttcagCCAGAAGTCATAAAAGCAATTTTTGGATATACaacgataatattaaaataatttcattattttaatacatagctTTGAAAaacttttaagattatttaatttttttttgggcGCGTTCTTTCGAATGTCAATATCGAATTTGAATTTCAACGTTTCTACAATATGTAacacaaaaataacttaaaattctGTCACGTGTAGCGAGATTTACGCGTACTTTTATTAGTGTAGTATGCGTTGGAACAAGTCAGTTGTAAAATATGTTGACATATGAATTATTCCTTTAGGATATATTGGTCACATAGCAAGCAGACACAGTGATGTTTTAAAAGACTCCAGTCCTGTTCTAACAAACTCACAAGCCGATGCCTTATCGAAATCGACAGCAACCATTCAAACTGATATAAAGGAGGAAATAGATCCAGAATTGTCTATACCAAAGTCGAGTGTGCCAAATTATCAAACTAATGGAAAACAAATGAACAGCGCGGTTATAAAAACTCCAGAAACAAAAAAAGGTCATAGAAGTAATAGAGGTTAGTAGACAAAGTATtggtaatttgattatttatatgtaaacgcGTAAAAAATATAGTGGCCAACAGTTGGCCCCTAGGTTCGCGTCTAGGTACGTATGACGTTTAGCGAATAAAGctgtcacgcacactaagaaaatataaataaacaataagttGGCACATTTGTTGTAGTTATTTTGTAGTGCAACGGTCATtctaaaaacatataaataggtacataatttaaatattcctaCTTCTCTTTTTGTCACGTGACTTTTTTATTACTAGCTTAACCATTAACTATGTTAGTAagtcttacatacatacatggcTACACTCGTAATCTCATAAAATTCTGGAACCGGGAACAgacttttaaaagataatttttaacactcaaaaatataacatgtgCATTTATGATGCACCTTGCTATAGGCATTGGTGACACACAACAGTTGACCCATTCGCTCATCCGCCTTTATCATAAAAAACCTTCACTACCTATATCTTTTGTAGAGTATCAATCCTGATTCttcattcttttaattttaccaacaaatataaattaaaattaaaataggcgatcgcttgtaaaatattaaagtaattatagtaCCTATAGAAAACTTACGATGACATCTGATTCTCTTtctgatctttttttttatggtataggttggcggacgagcatatgggccacctgatggtaagtggttaccatcacccatagacactgatgctgtaagaaatattaactgttccttacatagtcaatgtgccaccaacctagggaactaagatgttatgtcccttgtgcctgtagttacactggctccctcacccttcaaaccggaacataacaatactgaatactgttatttggcggtagaatatctgatgagtgggtggtacctacccagacgggcttgcacaaaaccctaccaccaagtgaacttCTTCTTGAATCTACaacttctttaataaaaaaaattatgctttAGGTAATTCAGCGGAAAATATTAGTCAATCGGATTGGGAAGAAAGGAGATCAAAGGAAGAGAAATTAGTAGCAGACATTATAGACCGGGTTCGGAGAGAGTGCGAGGCTCAAGGCTCGGGGGGACCCGCGCGGCGCGGCTACTCGCGTCGGACGACCGTTATGCACACATAACGCTAagcaaacaataaatattctaaaaaatgaCTTTAAATAAAAGTTCCTGAAACTCTCATAGAGACGAGGCCTATGTTTAAGGCCTTTGTGAGTGCTCATATTTTGTGCCAATTTTGTGTCAAATGTTCGTGTTATAGtgccaaaaaaaaattgaaagataTCATtgattaatcttttttattatttttttgttaaaaattttattaataagagaTTTTATCATGTTTCGAACGTTCCGCGACTCGTCGGTtgattcaattttaatgaatacatttttttattaatgttgatATTAAACACAAACAATACCTAGGTTAAAAGaagaaatttcaataattgtattaagtagTTTAAACCGTCTCTACCTTAAAGGTCGAGGTCATTTTCTggaaataatatagattatacattattttaaaagtagtaAAACGATGTAcacaaattgaatataaaatcttGGTTCCTAATGAGTTAGCCATATGTGGGATAcagtgaataattttttttacaaggaGGTTCGAACCATAAAgatctgatatattttttaaaattttattttatttttatactaatgaCAGAGAAAATGCatcttttaaaaagtttttatcgtaaataatttaatgagcGAGAAATGAGACTGGATAAGGTGTTTGGAGAAATTAACTATTTTGTATCTAATATTACTTTCcttgtgtaaatattaaaacatacgtattatataaatgttacttgtattgtatattatgagttatcTTTACTTATACATAGACGATACATCGAAACAGCTCAATGTGgaactttttttgttttgaaccTGAATGCAAAAGTCATATCTGATTGTACATCACGTCTGGCCATAGACATTGTCAGCAAGGAGGTATACAGTTccttattctattaataatggACTTTATAgagttaataatattgtaatcacACTTAAATCTCCTACGtgtaatttttatcatactttacCTTTATTGACAGAATTTTGACAGTTAcacataattatgttataagttGCAGTAAATGTAAATTAGTCATTAAATGAAACGcctaactattttttaaaacgttaaaCTAGTGAGATTAATGACATCAGCCAAATAAAGGTTTATGTATTTAGTTACATGTGGTTCTTTTAGAACATCATTTGGCtcaatttataaatcaaatataggtattaggtacatattataaaatataagttgcAAATTTACGAACATATTTCTTACTTTCATTATTATgaagcaaaataattatatgtatgaacTTCCAACAAAAGTATTACTATTAAAACTTCGTCAGTGTGatcagaattataaaataaaactacacgaaattaaacaataaatgtcACAAAGTAGTTTCAAGGAACCCACTAGGTAGGTACAATAAGTTCCGGCAGGGCTATGGCCAATCATTGAGCTGTTTCGATGTGTTAAACTTACGTTCTTAAAATTCACTTTTCGCGcctaaaaacaaatgtataaagTTATCTTATACAAACCGACACTAGctgtattggaacagcgaggtcgAACTAAGCCCCAAACCCTCTCAAACCTCTCAAAagcggagaggaggccttacagGCTCAAACTGGActatattgtaatattgtacctttacatttaaattcaaatgaaaataagaaatatctactctataacatatatatttcctACATCTCAATCTATACGCTATCTTCCTTATTAGTCTCTTCTTCTCTTATTAGTGtctaaaaataagtttaagaagtcataaaaaatatattgttaattctagttgtatatatcaaatattcgtCCAAGATATCTTAAATAACGTGTCAATCGATGGAGtccattttaattgaatttgtataaaatatttagagaaACTATTTTAATCGAATAACATTACAtgacttcaaaataaattacgtacCTAAATCAGTGACACCAAAGTGTATCGGACCTGCTTAAATAcaactttaaaaatacaatatacttattaaagttattaatttcggtatATTGACCGTGTTTAGGTAATGAACATCTACCCGCTAaattcagtctcgtgaacaagacattcgtagataatgtcgaaatatcgagctccaccgaacaaaaataaaaaacatgctaaacatcccgaaattaataactttaataattaaaataaccatgttaatttaaaaatcttttgattaagtcataaaataacaagaaaatGTATCCGgcggtaatttattttattcacgtTCTATTAAAATGGAATGATACATAATTGACGGCTTTTGCGTCGACGTAATAAGTCAATCAGATCTACCAATAGTTGTCCTACATACGTAACTGTTTAAACTAAAATCTACTATTTCCGTTATCATTTAACACTTATTGTTTTAACAAAGATAatctatgtaatatttatattacatagatTATCTATAGTATATAAACATCGTACAACAATCTCAAAgttaaaagatattaaaatgtGAAAACAGTATTCATATATCATAATGATATATGTagatagttatataaaattaacgctcaaattaatatttctttaattaggTAATTTAACATTCTATATGTGtgcaatattttgtaatatataaatactaatctACCATTCCAGTGTATTTTGaacgataatatttaattcattgtataaattaatgttatttgtttcaTATACATGAAATAATgtggcaatttaaaaaaatattgatatacgaAAACTGTGATGAATGTGGCtcagataataaaatagtatgaaAAACTAATATCTTTCTTGCTTTTATTTTAGATGCATGCTTTTTTTAAACTACATTATATCTATCGATACTAAATGTGTAGCTATTGACCAGTTTAAGTCTTTAAAAAAACCAACATAAATTGGTGTGCGTTGCCTATTGaagagtttaaaaatatttttacaaaccgATTGGGGGGTCGTTTATCTCGTCT
Protein-coding sequences here:
- the LOC124536760 gene encoding uncharacterized protein LOC124536760; this encodes MTRNDGSVVCKLCGEVLQSRTHWYRHKYKLHVIQPLNPAPLFQCEQCLVFFKSRKGYIGHIASRHSDVLKDSSPVLTNSQADALSKSTATIQTDIKEEIDPELSIPKSSVPNYQTNGKQMNSAVIKTPETKKGHRSNRGNSAENISQSDWEERRSKEEKLVADIIDRVRRECEAQGSGGPARRGYSRRTTVMHT